The DNA region CAACGAGCAATCGGGTTTTACCTGGCCCATCCTGAGATTGTCGATCAATACGAAGAGTCTCATGGTCAAGTTCATCGGGTATACAGTTGTCCAAATTGTTCGGCTCATGTAGTTCTTCGGGACGGTGAAATGGTTACCCTGAGCACTCAATCGAGTGTTCTGATTGAAGAAAGTCTACCTGTCGAATCAAGACCAGTCGGTGCTGACTCACAGGGTGAAGGGGAGCTCGTTCCCTGCTAGCGGTTTAATTTGATTTAGTTTCTGAGTCTCTCTTTGTTAGTTGCGTTACTGAGATGAATAGCCTGGCAACTGTGTTAGGTTGGCATCTGCGATTACTTTAGTTGGGTTGGTGTTATGCAAGAAGAACTCAGCATTTTAATTCAGGCTCAGTATCCTCTGATCTATCTGGTTACCTCTGAGGAAGAGCGGGCTGAGCAAGCCATTGCGGCAATCGCCCAACAAGGTAAACCCCAGCGACGTATGTTTATCTGGACTGTGACCCACGGAATTGTTGAGTACGGTCAACCCAGGAATGTTACTCAGCACAATACAGTCTCCCCAGAAGCCGCGATTGAATGGGTAACTCGTCAGCGAGATCCAGGGCTGTTTGTGTTCAAAGATTTGCACCCCTTTGTGGATTCTCCGGCTGTGACTCGGTGGCTACGGGACGCGATCGCCAGCTTCAGAGGCACCCAGAAGGCAATCATTATGATGTCTCCGGTACAGCAGGTGCCGATCGAGCTTGAGAAAGACGTTGCTGTCATTGACTTTGCTATGCCTGATATGGCAGAACTCAATCAGGTTCTCTCTCAGCAACTTGATCTGAATCGCAGTCGCCGGATTACCACGGAAACTCGCGAGAAGTTGCTAAAAGCGGCTCTAGGGCTGACGCGAGATGAAGCAGAAAAAGTTTATCGTAAGGCTCAAGTTACTGCAGGTCGGCTGACCGAAGCAGAAGTAGATATCGTTCTATCCGAGAAGAAACAACTCATTCGGCGCAATGGCATCCTCGAATACATCGAAGAAGACGAAACCATCGATTCAGTGGGTGGACTGGAAGAGTTGAAACGGTGGCTACGGCAACGCTCCAATGCTTTCACTGAACGGGCCAGGGAATATGGCTTACCTCAACCGAAAGGGATGTTGATTCTGGGTGTCCCTGGATGCGGTAAGTCTCTGATTGCCAAAACCACTTCTCGGCTGTGGGGCTTGCCCTTGCTGCGGTTGGATATGGGCCGGGTGTATGACGGGTCTATGGTCGGTCGCTCTGAAGCTAATCTCCGCAATGCGCTGAAGACGGCTGAATCTATCTCCCCCGCGATTCTCTTTATTGATGAGTTGGACAAAGCATTTGCTGGCAGTGCCGGATCAGCGGACTCGGATGGTGGAACGTCCAGCCGGATCTTTGGTTCATTCCTGACCTGGATGCAAGAAAAAACTTCCCCCGTATTTGTGATGGCGACTGCCAACCGGGTAGAGCGGTTACCGGGAGAATTCCTGCGGAAAGGACGGTTTGATGAATTATTCTTTGTCGATTTGCCCAATGCGGAAGAGCGGCAAGATATTTTCCGCATCCATCTGTCGAAGCGCAAGCGGGATACCTCCCGGTTCGACCTCGATCAGTTGGCAAATGTCAGCGATGGATTCTCTGGTGCAGAAATTGAGCAGGCATTGGTGGCAGCCATGTATGATGCCTTCGCTCAAGACCGGGAATTTACCCAACTCGATATTATTGCAGCGGTCAAGGCAACTCAGCCTTTGTCCAAGACCATGAGTGAACAAGTGGCAGCCCTGCGCGATTGGGCACGCCAACGGGCAAGACCCGCTGCGTCTTCGGTTGCTGAATATCAGCGACTCGAATTCTAAAGGCTTTCTCCTGCTCCCAACAGGATGAAAGGCTAGCGTTCCGCTAGCAGTCTCACGAAAAAAGCCGATAGCAAACTGTTATTGGCAATTAACTTCAAAACGTTGTTCTCAACTCTCTATCAGGAGGAAACCCAAATGTCTCACTTTAGCACTCTGCGCACCAAGATCACCGACGCTGAAATCCTGAAGTCTTCTCTGCGTGATCTGGGCATCAGTGTGAAGACCGAAGCTGATGTTCGTGGCTACAATGGCCAACGCGTTCGTGCTGACATCGTTGCTGTTCTGGAAGGCGAATACGATCTCGGCTGGTCTCGCAACGCAGATGGCTCTTTTGATCTGATCGCTGACCTGTGGGGTGTTGCTAAGCGCCACAATCAAACCGAACTGATTAACTCCATCAACCAGAAGTACGCTGTGAACAAGACTCTGGCTGAAGTTAAGCGGCCTGGTTTGCAAAACGCTAACGTTAAGCTGGTGGTGCAAAAGTAGTCTTCCCACGCGTTCCCAAACTAGCGGGCTAACCCCACCCTGGTTAGTCCGTTTTTTGGTTCAGCATCCTCAAGAGGGCAGGTTTATCTAGATGCTTGGATTTTCTGAAATCACAACAGATAAATCTGTCCTCTTTGTAATAAGCTAAGGGGCATGGAACGGATTACTCCAGAATTAGCTCGGCAGATTCAACAGATTGTTCGTGAGTGTGGTTTACAGGCAGAGCAGATGGCAGCCGCCCCCTTTGAAATTGTGGAAAAGGGGCCTGAGGACTACGTTACAAGTATTGATGCTATTTTGGATCGGCAGCTTGCAGCAGCTTTTTCCCATCTATTTCCCGCAGATGGCGTGATTACTGAGGAAGATAGGCGATCGCGTCAGCAGTTCTATGATGGCTACTCCCGCCTGTGGTGTATTGATCCGCTGGATGGCACAGAAGACTTTATCTGGGGCAAGCGGAACTATGCTGTCATGGTCGGTTTACTGGAGAATTATCAACCCACAGCAGGGTGGATTTATGCCCCTACCCAAGATCGAATGTATTTTGGTGGTCTAGAGTGGGGAGTATTTGAAAGCGTAGGAGATCGACCACCTGAAGCCCTATCCATCATTCAACCCACTCCTCCCTCAACAGAATTTTGTCCGATCGTGATTGGGCATCGCGATCAAACCCGATATGGAGCCGCGATCGCTCAACAGATTCCGGGAGTGCAATTTCATTCGATCGGCAGTTTTGGCCTAAAAGTGATGGAAGTAGTATGTGGACGGGCCGGGCTATATCTTTACTTCAATGGGCGCGTCAAACTCTGGGATACAACGGGGCCGTTGGCTCTGGCAAAAGCGGCGGGTCTAACCTGTTGTAGTTTGGAAGGCGAGCCGATCCGCTTCTCTCCCGATGCGATCGACCCTGAGACTTTGGCTCATACCCAATCGATTTTGGTTGGTTGGCCAGATTACATTGAGCAATTGCGTCCCAAGCTAGAAGTGGCCGCAAGCTTACAAAACTGAGTAGTACTAATCGGAGCTATGGCCGCTTTCTAGCTTCTGGCCTGCCTAAAAAAATTTCCTGAAATTGGGCGATCGCACCCTGAAGTTTCTAAACTGGACATAATGCGTCTTTGAAATTAAGGAAAGCGAGTCATGGGATTGTTTGACCGTGTGAGTCGGGTTGTACGAGCTAACCTCAATGATCTGGTTAGTAAGGCTGAAGACCCCGAAAAGATTTTGGACCAAACGATTATTGACATGCAGGAAGACCTGGTGCAAATGCGTCAGGCCGTAGCCAGCGCGATCGCCAGCCAGAAGCGCACCCAGCAACAATACAACCAGGCCCAAACCGAAGCGAACAACTGGCAGCAACGGGCACAACTGGCCTTGCAGAAAGGCGACGAGAACCTCGCACGGGAAGCCCTGGTTCGCAAAAAGACTCATTCCGAGACGGCAGTAGCTTTGCAAACCCAACTGGAACAACAAAATACAATGGTTGATACCCTGAAACGTAACCTGATTGCGTTGGAGGGCAAAATTTCTGAGGCGAAGACCAAGAAAGATATGCTCAAGGCGCGGGCCAGTGCTGCCAAAGCTAACGAGCAGTTGCAACGGGTAGTTGGCAATATGAGTACGGGCAGTGCGATGGCCGCCTTTGACCGCATGGAAGAAAAGGTTTTGCAGATGGAAGCTCGGTCTCAGGCAGCGGGTGAATTGGCAGGCAGCAGCTTAGAGGCTCAGTTTGCCATGCTGGAATCGGGGAGTGATGTAGATGACGAACTGGCAGCGATGAAAGCTCAACTTCTGGGTGGAACTCCCCAAAATCAAGCGCAATTACCAGGTACAGCCAGCACTGAAACTCCTTCTAAAGCCTCGACAGAAGCAGTGGATGCGGAATTGGAAGACTTGAAGAAAAAGCTGGATCAGCTTTAAGCCACCACTACATGGGTAATAGTAGAGACGTTCCGGCGGAACGTCTCTATAAACGTAAAATTTGATTGCAGACGTAGTTTGGGATGGGAGATCAATATGAGTAGCGTCCTCGTTATTTCAGATGCGGAGTTTGAAACGGAAGTCTTGAAGGCTTCTCAGCCTGTGTTGGTATACTTCTGGGCACCCTGGTGTGGCCCTTGCCGCCTCATGACCCCCGTAATGGATCATTTAGCCACGGCTTACGCCGATCGCCTCAAAGTCGTCAAGATGGAAGTGGATCCGAATCCAGAGGCAGTGAAGGAGTACAAAGTAGAGGGAGTTCCAGCCTTAAGGCTATTCCAGAACGGAACTGTGATTGAATCTAGTGAAGGTGCGCTGCCCAAGCCCAAGGTTGAGGCTATGGTTGCTCCCTATCTCTAACTCACTCTCCCCTCTCCCCTATGGCTGTTCGCGCCCCAATGAACCGTACTTTGGAACTGACTCAAGATGATCGAATACGGTTACGCGATCGCCTGCTTCACTCTCTGCCAGAACACCCGCTGACTCACCCGCCGCAGGGAGTCATTTGGGGAGATTGCTTGCAATGGGCACATCACTTACCAGCGGGATTTGTCGATTTACTGTTTCTTGATCCGCCTTACAACCTGACCAAAGATTTTCATGGTCAAAAGTTTTCTCGGCAGACGATCGAGGCCTATACCCTCTGGTTGGATGATGCGATCGCGACCTTCAAGCCGCTGCTGAAACCCTCTGCCTCCATCTATATTTGTGCTGATTGGTTTTCCTCTATTTCCGTATTTGCCGTTGCCGCCAGTTATTTTACAGTTCGTAACCGGATTACCTGGGAACGGGAAAAAGGCCGGGGAGCGAAAGCCAATTGGAAGAATGCCAGCGAGGACATCTGGTTCTGCACAATGTCAGACAACTACACTTTTAACGTCGAAGCAGTGAAATTACGGCGTAAAGTGCTGGCTCCCTATCGCCAGAATGGTTCTCCTAAGGATTGGGAAGCTACCCCGGAGGGCAACTTTCGCGACACCCATCCCTCCAACTTATGGACAGACATCACCATTCCCTTCTGGTCGATGCCAGAGAACACCGATCACCCTACCCAGAAAAGCGAAAAACTTCTGGCTCGTCTGATGCTGGCCAGCACCAATCCGGGTGATTTCGTCCTGGATCCGTTTTTAGGTAGTGGGACAACCTGCGCGGTGGCGAAAAAGCTCGATCGCCAGTTCCTGGGCATGGAAATCAATGAGGAGTACTGCTTGATGGCGGCAAAACGACTGGAACTGGCCGAACACGATCGCAGCATTCAGGGATATGCAGATGGCATTTTCTGGGAACGGAATACCCTGGCTATGCGAAAGCGGAAATCGGGAGGACGGTAGTGGTGGGTGGATCGTAGAAACGTTTTGTCGAAATGCCTCTACAGAAAGAAGGGTGAAAAGGAATTGTGATTTACAAGACAATAAACAAGGTATGGTTAGGTCTTGTAGGGGCCATTTGAAAGGGGGCGTGACGTGGAGCAAACCACACCAAACACGCAAGTACACCGTAATTTAGCACCGCACTCCAGGGATTGGTCATGGCGCTTCTGGCCACTGGTGCCGATCTATCCTTACGGCAAACGGCGCACGCTGCGTACCGAGATCGTCAAGGATCGGATCTGGACGTTTGATCAGGTGCAGGGCATTCTGTACGTGGTGGTGCCCATTCGTATGACCGTCATCAAGTTAGAGGCTGGAGGACTGCTGGTGTATGCCCCCATTGCTCCAACCCCGGAATGTCTACGACTCCTGCAGGAACTGGTAGACGAGCATGGTGATGTGAAATATATCATCCTGCCCACAATCTCCGGATTGGAACATAAGGTGTTTGTTGGCCCATTTGCCCGTCGGTTTCCCCAAGCCCAAGTATTTGTCGCTCCTGGTCAATGGAGTTTTCCGCTCAACCTGCCGCTCACCTGGCTGGGTTTTCCCTGGAAGCGCACACAAGTCTTACCAGCGGATAGCAGCCAATCCCCTTTTGGGCAGGAGTTTGATTACGCGATTCTGGGACCGATCGATTTGGGGCCAGGGAAGTTTGCGGAAGTGGCATTTTTCCATCGGCGATCGCGCTCCCTCCTGGTCACTGATTCCGTGATTTCGATTCCCGAAGATCCTCCTGCCATTGTTCAATTAGACCCCTATCCGCTGTTGTTTCATGCCAGGGATGATGGCTTTGATTCGGTGCAGGATGATCCGGCCACTCGTCGCAAAGGCTGGCAGCGGATTGCTTTGTTTGCCTGCTTTTTCCGTCCCAGTGCGCTAGAACCTGTGGAATTTGGGCAGTCGGTACGAGAGGCATGGCAAGCCAGCGATCGCTCCCGCAAAGCGTACTTTGGCTGGTTTCCCTTTCGCTGGAAAGCCGATTGGCAGCGGTCATTTAATACCTTACGGGGAGGCGGTCGGTTGTTGGTCGCTCCGATTCTGCAAACCCTGATTCTCAATCGTGCGCCTCAAGAAACCCTGGCCTGGGCCAAGCAGGTTGCCAGTTGGCCATTTGAACGAGTGATCCCTTGCCATTTAGATGCTCCCGTTGCTGCTGATTCACATCAATTCCGGCAAGCATTTAGCTTTCTGGAACTCAACAGTAATACCCCGACCTTACCCGAAGCAGATTTTCAACTGTTGCGGAAGATTGATGCCTTGTTGAATAAAACCCGCCTTGTCCCACCTGCTAAGGAGAAGGTGTAATTGATTGGGGGGCAAATTAGCCAAATTTAG from Leptodesmis sichuanensis A121 includes:
- the ycf46 gene encoding stress-responsive protein Ycf46; the encoded protein is MQEELSILIQAQYPLIYLVTSEEERAEQAIAAIAQQGKPQRRMFIWTVTHGIVEYGQPRNVTQHNTVSPEAAIEWVTRQRDPGLFVFKDLHPFVDSPAVTRWLRDAIASFRGTQKAIIMMSPVQQVPIELEKDVAVIDFAMPDMAELNQVLSQQLDLNRSRRITTETREKLLKAALGLTRDEAEKVYRKAQVTAGRLTEAEVDIVLSEKKQLIRRNGILEYIEEDETIDSVGGLEELKRWLRQRSNAFTERAREYGLPQPKGMLILGVPGCGKSLIAKTTSRLWGLPLLRLDMGRVYDGSMVGRSEANLRNALKTAESISPAILFIDELDKAFAGSAGSADSDGGTSSRIFGSFLTWMQEKTSPVFVMATANRVERLPGEFLRKGRFDELFFVDLPNAEERQDIFRIHLSKRKRDTSRFDLDQLANVSDGFSGAEIEQALVAAMYDAFAQDREFTQLDIIAAVKATQPLSKTMSEQVAALRDWARQRARPAASSVAEYQRLEF
- a CDS encoding DUF1257 domain-containing protein, translated to MSHFSTLRTKITDAEILKSSLRDLGISVKTEADVRGYNGQRVRADIVAVLEGEYDLGWSRNADGSFDLIADLWGVAKRHNQTELINSINQKYAVNKTLAEVKRPGLQNANVKLVVQK
- a CDS encoding 3'(2'),5'-bisphosphate nucleotidase CysQ family protein — protein: MERITPELARQIQQIVRECGLQAEQMAAAPFEIVEKGPEDYVTSIDAILDRQLAAAFSHLFPADGVITEEDRRSRQQFYDGYSRLWCIDPLDGTEDFIWGKRNYAVMVGLLENYQPTAGWIYAPTQDRMYFGGLEWGVFESVGDRPPEALSIIQPTPPSTEFCPIVIGHRDQTRYGAAIAQQIPGVQFHSIGSFGLKVMEVVCGRAGLYLYFNGRVKLWDTTGPLALAKAAGLTCCSLEGEPIRFSPDAIDPETLAHTQSILVGWPDYIEQLRPKLEVAASLQN
- a CDS encoding PspA/IM30 family protein → MGLFDRVSRVVRANLNDLVSKAEDPEKILDQTIIDMQEDLVQMRQAVASAIASQKRTQQQYNQAQTEANNWQQRAQLALQKGDENLAREALVRKKTHSETAVALQTQLEQQNTMVDTLKRNLIALEGKISEAKTKKDMLKARASAAKANEQLQRVVGNMSTGSAMAAFDRMEEKVLQMEARSQAAGELAGSSLEAQFAMLESGSDVDDELAAMKAQLLGGTPQNQAQLPGTASTETPSKASTEAVDAELEDLKKKLDQL
- a CDS encoding thioredoxin family protein — its product is MSSVLVISDAEFETEVLKASQPVLVYFWAPWCGPCRLMTPVMDHLATAYADRLKVVKMEVDPNPEAVKEYKVEGVPALRLFQNGTVIESSEGALPKPKVEAMVAPYL
- a CDS encoding DNA-methyltransferase, with product MAVRAPMNRTLELTQDDRIRLRDRLLHSLPEHPLTHPPQGVIWGDCLQWAHHLPAGFVDLLFLDPPYNLTKDFHGQKFSRQTIEAYTLWLDDAIATFKPLLKPSASIYICADWFSSISVFAVAASYFTVRNRITWEREKGRGAKANWKNASEDIWFCTMSDNYTFNVEAVKLRRKVLAPYRQNGSPKDWEATPEGNFRDTHPSNLWTDITIPFWSMPENTDHPTQKSEKLLARLMLASTNPGDFVLDPFLGSGTTCAVAKKLDRQFLGMEINEEYCLMAAKRLELAEHDRSIQGYADGIFWERNTLAMRKRKSGGR
- a CDS encoding DUF4336 domain-containing protein, coding for MEQTTPNTQVHRNLAPHSRDWSWRFWPLVPIYPYGKRRTLRTEIVKDRIWTFDQVQGILYVVVPIRMTVIKLEAGGLLVYAPIAPTPECLRLLQELVDEHGDVKYIILPTISGLEHKVFVGPFARRFPQAQVFVAPGQWSFPLNLPLTWLGFPWKRTQVLPADSSQSPFGQEFDYAILGPIDLGPGKFAEVAFFHRRSRSLLVTDSVISIPEDPPAIVQLDPYPLLFHARDDGFDSVQDDPATRRKGWQRIALFACFFRPSALEPVEFGQSVREAWQASDRSRKAYFGWFPFRWKADWQRSFNTLRGGGRLLVAPILQTLILNRAPQETLAWAKQVASWPFERVIPCHLDAPVAADSHQFRQAFSFLELNSNTPTLPEADFQLLRKIDALLNKTRLVPPAKEKV